A genomic stretch from Desulfolutivibrio sulfodismutans DSM 3696 includes:
- a CDS encoding glycosyltransferase has translation MRIVCCNKYFFLNGGTEHYLFRILERLPQSGCQAVPFSVAYAGSRPSPYAPYFLPPPGDPGQTHFNTLSRGLGAVARLPRLVGRAVWSFEAKRALRRLLDALGQVDIGYILNIYNYMSPSVIAAFKERGIPVAMRLGDYHLLCLNYQLLYKNQPCERCVSGAYFNGMIRRCVKGSLPASLVRGAAMYVHRLLGVYGMVDAFVAPCGFMREKLIQGGFPEKKIHVIRQGVNTDVPPASGEKGNYILYFGRLSPEKGLDLLLEAYQDLAPDVDLILAGRGVGGYQDQLQRLVRPGFTQRIHFAGFVQGPALSGLIDKALLSVTPSRWYDNAPLSVLESAMHGVPVLAARIGGIPELVEDGVTGLLFAPASAADLAGKLGCMLADRQALAAMGRAARERALAQGSLDDHITKLIALFRSLGPC, from the coding sequence ATGAGGATCGTGTGTTGCAACAAGTATTTTTTCCTCAACGGCGGCACGGAGCACTACCTGTTCCGCATCCTGGAGCGCCTGCCGCAGTCCGGCTGCCAGGCCGTGCCGTTTTCCGTGGCCTACGCCGGGAGCCGCCCCTCGCCGTATGCCCCGTATTTCCTGCCCCCGCCGGGCGACCCCGGCCAGACCCACTTCAACACCCTGTCCCGGGGGCTGGGGGCCGTGGCCAGGCTGCCCCGGCTGGTGGGCCGGGCCGTGTGGTCCTTTGAGGCCAAACGCGCCCTGCGCCGCCTGCTGGACGCCCTGGGCCAGGTGGATATCGGCTACATCCTCAACATCTACAACTACATGTCCCCAAGCGTCATCGCCGCCTTCAAGGAACGCGGCATCCCCGTGGCCATGCGCCTGGGGGACTACCACCTGTTGTGCCTGAACTATCAACTGCTTTACAAAAACCAGCCCTGTGAACGGTGCGTGTCCGGGGCCTATTTCAACGGCATGATCCGGCGCTGCGTCAAGGGCAGCCTCCCGGCCTCCCTGGTGCGCGGCGCGGCCATGTATGTCCACCGCCTGCTTGGCGTCTACGGCATGGTGGACGCCTTCGTGGCCCCCTGCGGGTTCATGCGCGAAAAGCTGATCCAGGGCGGTTTTCCGGAAAAAAAGATCCACGTCATCCGCCAGGGCGTGAATACCGATGTCCCTCCTGCCTCGGGCGAAAAGGGAAATTACATCCTTTATTTCGGACGTCTCAGCCCGGAAAAGGGGTTGGACCTGCTCCTTGAGGCCTACCAGGATCTGGCCCCGGACGTGGACCTGATCCTGGCCGGCCGGGGCGTCGGCGGCTACCAGGACCAGTTGCAGCGTCTGGTCCGGCCCGGCTTTACGCAGCGCATCCATTTCGCCGGGTTCGTGCAGGGTCCGGCCCTGTCCGGGTTGATCGACAAGGCCCTGCTCAGCGTCACCCCCAGCCGGTGGTACGACAACGCCCCCTTGTCCGTGCTGGAAAGCGCCATGCACGGCGTCCCGGTTTTGGCCGCGCGCATCGGCGGCATCCCCGAACTGGTCGAGGACGGGGTCACGGGCCTGCTGTTTGCGCCCGCTTCGGCGGCCGACCTGGCGGGCAAGCTTGGCTGCATGCTGGCTGACCGGCAGGCCCTGGCGGCCATGGGCCGGGCGGCCCGGGAACGGGCCCTGGCCCAGGGCTCCCTGGACGACCATATAACGAAGCTCATCGCCCTGTTCCGCTCCCTTGGCCCCTGCTGA
- the asnB gene encoding asparagine synthase (glutamine-hydrolyzing), whose protein sequence is MCGICGELRLDGRDIRENDILAMRDALRHRGPDDAGILIDGPIGLGHRRLSIIDLSPLGHQPMRSADGRFAIVFNGEIYNHRDIRRELESRGVAFRGTSDTEVAVNAAAVFGPLLAVPRFLGMFALALWDFQEKTLYLCRDRVGVKPLYVRRSPGACLFGSEMRAFMARRDFAPDIDRRALFRYFRTGYFEGPDTVFGDVKKLPPGVLATIRADGSYRETRYFDIGATARGSYRGNYAQAGEELAGLCRDAFALRLVSDVPVGMFLSGGVDSSLVSAVLKKDVGADITHFTIGFAERRHNETAKAVALAKSLGVPHKVLVLTPETAREAMLDFCEIYDEPFGDASGIPTAILSRFAREHVKVALSADGGDEQFCGYTGYGRYPRIFQALQPIPRLVRRALARGLRALPWERLADARLLGASRTALSPDRAARLGRFLDLLEIRDPRGLVDLYAARGLPEQAVSRLLGMPPPAADPFPPLDVPDPTDAAGLADWLMRRDFAFWLPEDILLKVDRASMAASLECRDPLLDHRIAEMAFSLPMEFLVKQGQDKRILRDLLRRRVPGGLADQPKQGFEIPLAAWLRGPHAPLVRNVLGRENLTRVGILEPDEAGRIRDRFFAGEGLYTQPVWLLFNFQMWAARWLGRGTEAA, encoded by the coding sequence ATGTGCGGCATTTGCGGAGAACTGCGCCTGGACGGACGTGACATCCGGGAAAACGACATCCTGGCCATGCGCGACGCCCTGCGCCATCGCGGCCCGGACGACGCCGGAATCCTGATCGACGGGCCCATCGGCCTGGGGCATCGCCGCCTGTCCATCATCGACCTTTCGCCCCTGGGCCACCAGCCCATGCGCAGCGCCGACGGCCGCTTCGCCATCGTCTTCAACGGCGAGATCTACAACCACCGGGACATCCGCCGCGAACTGGAATCCAGGGGCGTGGCCTTCCGGGGTACATCCGACACGGAGGTGGCGGTCAACGCCGCTGCGGTCTTCGGGCCGCTTTTGGCCGTGCCCCGCTTTCTGGGCATGTTCGCCCTGGCCCTGTGGGATTTCCAGGAAAAAACCCTCTATCTGTGCCGGGACCGGGTGGGGGTCAAACCCCTGTACGTCCGACGCAGCCCCGGGGCCTGCCTGTTCGGCTCGGAAATGCGCGCCTTCATGGCCCGCCGGGATTTCGCCCCGGACATCGACCGCCGGGCCCTGTTCCGCTACTTCCGCACCGGCTATTTCGAGGGCCCGGACACGGTGTTTGGCGACGTGAAAAAGCTCCCCCCCGGCGTCCTGGCCACGATCCGGGCCGACGGATCCTACCGGGAGACCCGGTATTTCGACATCGGCGCCACGGCCCGGGGTTCGTACCGGGGAAACTACGCCCAGGCCGGGGAGGAACTGGCCGGATTGTGCCGGGACGCCTTTGCCCTGCGTCTGGTGTCCGACGTGCCCGTGGGCATGTTTCTCTCGGGCGGGGTGGACTCCTCCCTGGTCTCGGCCGTGCTCAAAAAGGACGTAGGCGCGGACATCACCCACTTCACCATCGGCTTTGCCGAACGCCGCCACAACGAGACGGCCAAGGCCGTGGCCCTGGCCAAAAGCCTGGGGGTGCCCCACAAGGTGCTCGTCCTGACCCCGGAGACTGCCCGGGAGGCCATGCTCGACTTCTGCGAGATCTACGACGAGCCCTTCGGCGATGCCTCGGGCATCCCCACGGCCATCCTGTCCCGCTTCGCCCGGGAGCACGTCAAGGTGGCGCTGTCGGCGGACGGCGGGGACGAGCAGTTCTGCGGATATACCGGCTACGGGCGCTATCCCCGGATTTTCCAGGCCTTGCAGCCCATCCCCAGGCTGGTGCGCCGGGCCCTGGCCCGGGGCCTGCGCGCCCTGCCCTGGGAACGCCTGGCCGACGCCCGCCTGCTGGGGGCCAGCCGCACGGCCCTGTCCCCGGATCGGGCCGCCCGGCTGGGGCGGTTCCTCGACCTGCTTGAAATCCGCGATCCCCGGGGACTGGTCGATCTCTACGCCGCCCGGGGCCTTCCGGAACAGGCCGTGAGCCGCCTTCTCGGCATGCCGCCGCCTGCGGCCGACCCCTTCCCGCCGCTTGATGTCCCGGACCCCACGGACGCCGCCGGGCTCGCCGACTGGCTCATGCGCCGGGACTTCGCCTTCTGGCTGCCCGAGGACATCCTGCTCAAGGTGGACCGGGCCTCCATGGCCGCCTCCCTGGAATGCCGCGACCCGCTTTTGGACCACCGCATCGCCGAAATGGCCTTCAGCCTGCCCATGGAGTTTCTCGTCAAGCAGGGACAGGACAAGCGCATCCTGCGCGATCTCCTGCGCCGCCGCGTCCCCGGGGGCCTGGCCGACCAGCCCAAGCAGGGCTTCGAGATCCCCCTGGCCGCCTGGCTGCGCGGCCCCCACGCCCCCCTGGTCCGGAACGTCCTTGGCCGGGAGAACCTCACGCGCGTGGGCATCCTGGAGCCGGACGAGGCGGGACGTATCAGGGACCGCTTTTTCGCCGGGGAGGGGCTTTACACCCAGCCGGTCTGGCTGCTTTTCAATTTCCAGATGTGGGCCGCCCGCTGGCTGGGCCGGGGGACGGAGGCGGCATGA
- a CDS encoding M48 family metalloprotease, producing the protein MRHILALLLALFLFGCENTDIGLMADAALDTVKAVTLTNEQVTAISRRAALASDGKNRVAPEGSAYSQRLRRLIAGHEKRDGRDFNYKVYLADIPNAFAMADGSIRINSGLMDIMTDEEILFILGHEMGHVVKNHSRKQLILALSASAVRKGLAAQDSEVGQIAASMIGAFSEQLANAQFSQHEERQADSYGAAFLEDIGGDRSAAVSALNKLATLAGRHTFLSSHPHPESRAKRLLSAKTADPDEMPSEDHAEASLFDKTRALLTSLWRQVLAVLQQYG; encoded by the coding sequence ATGAGGCACATTCTTGCGCTTCTCTTGGCGCTCTTTCTTTTTGGCTGCGAAAACACGGACATCGGATTGATGGCAGATGCGGCCCTGGACACGGTCAAAGCTGTTACCTTGACCAATGAGCAAGTAACCGCGATATCTCGCCGCGCCGCCCTGGCCTCGGATGGGAAAAACCGTGTTGCACCAGAAGGAAGCGCATACAGCCAGCGGCTTCGTCGACTGATCGCTGGGCACGAGAAAAGGGACGGGCGCGATTTCAACTATAAGGTTTACCTGGCCGACATTCCCAACGCATTCGCTATGGCCGATGGCAGCATCAGGATAAACAGTGGCCTGATGGACATCATGACCGACGAGGAAATACTCTTCATCCTCGGACATGAAATGGGCCACGTGGTAAAAAACCATTCCCGAAAACAGCTCATACTGGCCTTGTCTGCGAGCGCAGTGCGCAAGGGTCTGGCTGCACAGGACTCGGAAGTCGGCCAGATCGCTGCGTCAATGATTGGCGCCTTTTCAGAGCAATTGGCCAACGCCCAGTTTTCCCAGCATGAGGAACGCCAGGCCGACAGCTACGGGGCGGCCTTTCTCGAAGACATCGGAGGAGACAGATCCGCCGCTGTGTCTGCATTGAACAAACTGGCCACCCTCGCAGGGCGGCATACGTTTCTTTCCAGCCATCCCCACCCGGAGTCACGGGCCAAGCGTTTGCTCTCAGCGAAAACCGCCGATCCGGATGAAATGCCGTCGGAGGACCATGCCGAGGCCTCCCTCTTCGACAAGACCAGGGCCCTTCTGACATCGCTTTGGCGCCAGGTTCTCGCCGTGCTGCAGCAATACGGATAA
- a CDS encoding CC0125/CC1285 family lipoprotein, translating into MANSSFSGTYPSSKYLLLSLLFLFLTGCATPYKSEGILGGFSETQLSENVFKVSFRGNEYTSMERAQDFVLFRCAELSRQNGYDYFVIVDEKSYNKISQYQTPAYSTTSGSVSPFGNSLHYSENTTFSGGQTITISCPNTTNTIHCFKNKPNTSGAIYDASLICKSIGSKYNINCSI; encoded by the coding sequence ATGGCCAATTCAAGCTTTTCTGGAACCTATCCATCGTCAAAATACTTATTGCTTTCACTATTATTCTTATTCCTAACAGGCTGCGCTACACCATATAAATCTGAAGGGATCCTGGGTGGCTTTAGTGAAACACAATTGAGCGAAAATGTATTCAAAGTTTCATTCAGAGGAAATGAATACACGAGCATGGAACGAGCTCAAGATTTTGTATTATTTAGATGTGCAGAGCTTTCCAGGCAAAATGGTTATGATTATTTTGTGATAGTTGATGAAAAATCATATAACAAAATTAGTCAATATCAAACCCCTGCTTATTCAACAACATCAGGAAGTGTATCTCCATTTGGAAATAGCTTGCACTATTCAGAAAATACCACCTTTTCAGGAGGACAGACAATAACAATTTCATGTCCGAACACAACAAACACTATACACTGCTTTAAAAATAAACCAAATACAAGTGGTGCAATATACGACGCAAGCCTTATATGCAAATCAATTGGCTCAAAGTACAACATAAACTGTAGCATTTAA
- the sppA gene encoding signal peptide peptidase SppA, giving the protein MIPGSPTPAPRTVRVRLVSGPLDYLRLALRVLFWGLVLFVAFSAFETDSFTDKGHVVYLDADFEEVAWEDIGADDSVVGLVDLSGTIASFADSDVLAGTGSVVTPDVVRDALSVMRAEGGLSGLVIRFETPGGEVAAADEIRNTLATFKAREEIPLYFYSSFVLASGGYYAACAADKVFAAKNAEVGSIGVIIELLNFRKLATDTLGVNMKVYKSGEFKDMGNPFREPTPAEETLLARDVRESMEAFVAEVSQSRKIPVSVVREKLGTGEVWSGRRAKELGLVDEVLYPEELAARLKTEIDSKGEVFYAAYQPPKGLWHTLETGMSAVLSAAMPKLPLPVARKGFHTPRLYYLLQR; this is encoded by the coding sequence ATGATTCCCGGTTCCCCCACCCCCGCCCCCCGTACCGTCAGGGTCCGGTTGGTCAGCGGTCCCCTGGACTATCTGCGTCTGGCCCTGCGCGTGCTGTTCTGGGGCCTTGTGCTCTTCGTGGCGTTTTCGGCCTTCGAGACCGACAGCTTCACGGACAAGGGGCATGTGGTCTATCTCGACGCCGACTTCGAGGAGGTGGCCTGGGAGGACATCGGGGCGGACGATTCGGTGGTGGGGCTGGTGGACCTTTCCGGGACGATCGCCAGCTTTGCCGATTCCGACGTGCTGGCGGGCACGGGTTCGGTGGTGACCCCGGACGTGGTGCGCGACGCCTTGTCGGTCATGCGCGCGGAAGGGGGCTTGTCCGGGCTGGTGATCCGCTTCGAGACCCCGGGCGGCGAGGTGGCGGCCGCAGACGAGATCCGCAACACCCTGGCCACGTTCAAGGCCCGGGAAGAGATCCCCCTGTATTTCTATTCCAGCTTCGTCCTGGCCTCTGGCGGCTATTACGCGGCCTGCGCCGCAGACAAGGTGTTCGCGGCCAAAAACGCCGAGGTGGGCAGCATCGGGGTGATCATCGAACTGCTCAATTTCCGCAAGCTGGCCACGGACACCCTGGGCGTGAATATGAAGGTCTACAAAAGCGGCGAATTCAAGGACATGGGCAACCCCTTTCGGGAGCCCACCCCGGCCGAGGAGACCCTTCTGGCCCGGGATGTCCGGGAGAGCATGGAGGCGTTCGTGGCCGAGGTGTCCCAGAGCCGGAAGATCCCCGTTTCGGTTGTGCGCGAAAAGCTGGGCACGGGCGAGGTCTGGAGCGGCAGGCGGGCCAAGGAGCTGGGATTGGTGGACGAGGTGCTGTATCCCGAGGAACTGGCCGCCCGGCTTAAGACCGAAATCGACAGCAAGGGCGAGGTATTTTACGCCGCCTACCAGCCGCCCAAGGGGCTGTGGCATACCCTGGAGACCGGGATGTCCGCCGTCCTGTCCGCCGCCATGCCCAAGCTGCCCCTGCCGGTCGCCCGCAAGGGATTCCATACGCCCAGGCTCTACTATCTGTTACAGCGGTAG
- a CDS encoding NAD-dependent succinate-semialdehyde dehydrogenase has protein sequence MQSVNPATGQLIRDYPEHGPAECAAILTDVARAARDFSRTTFAGRARCMTALAELLIAEAPVHARLITLEMGKLFREAEAEVKKCAQVCLYYAQHAEAILSPTPVRSAVAESCVSFEPLGTILGIMPWNFPFWQAIRFAAPAVMAGNAVVLKHAPGVCGCALAVEDLFRQAGFPEHVFRTLLIPLDLVESVIAHPGVRGVSLTGSVRAGRSVAALAGKHLKKSVLELGGSDPCIVLADADLSAAARTGAAARLQGCGQVCIASKRFIVERPVADQFTELLTTAMSHYVPGDPFDPATTLGPMAREDLRQALAVQIKTCLDMGARLLLGGHAVEGPGFYHEPTLLADVAPGMPAYDEELFGPAAALFVAEDAQHALFLANDTPYGLGAGIWTADVDAARAMARHIEAGTVTINGMTKSEPALPFGGVKNSGYGRELSEFGIREFVNIKTLRVF, from the coding sequence GTGCAAAGCGTCAATCCGGCCACGGGGCAGCTCATCCGGGACTACCCCGAACACGGCCCGGCCGAGTGTGCGGCGATCCTTACCGACGTCGCGCGCGCCGCCAGGGATTTTTCCCGGACCACCTTCGCCGGGCGCGCCCGGTGCATGACCGCCCTGGCCGAGCTGCTCATCGCCGAGGCCCCCGTCCACGCCCGGCTCATCACGCTGGAAATGGGCAAGCTTTTTCGCGAGGCCGAGGCCGAGGTCAAAAAATGCGCCCAGGTCTGCCTCTATTACGCGCAACACGCCGAGGCCATCCTGTCCCCCACGCCGGTACGCTCGGCCGTGGCCGAGTCCTGCGTCAGCTTCGAGCCCCTGGGAACGATCCTTGGCATCATGCCCTGGAACTTCCCCTTCTGGCAGGCCATCCGCTTCGCGGCCCCGGCCGTCATGGCCGGCAACGCCGTGGTCCTCAAGCACGCCCCGGGCGTCTGCGGCTGCGCCCTGGCCGTGGAGGATCTCTTCCGCCAGGCCGGGTTTCCGGAACATGTCTTCCGCACCCTGCTGATCCCGCTTGACCTCGTAGAATCGGTCATCGCCCATCCGGGGGTGCGCGGGGTGAGCCTGACGGGCAGCGTCCGGGCCGGACGATCCGTGGCCGCCCTGGCCGGGAAGCATCTCAAAAAAAGCGTGCTGGAGCTTGGCGGATCGGACCCGTGCATCGTGTTGGCCGACGCGGATCTTTCCGCTGCGGCCCGCACCGGGGCCGCGGCCCGGCTCCAGGGCTGCGGCCAGGTATGCATCGCCTCCAAGCGGTTCATCGTGGAGCGGCCGGTGGCCGATCAGTTCACCGAACTCCTGACGACGGCCATGTCCCACTACGTGCCGGGCGACCCCTTCGACCCGGCCACGACGCTTGGCCCCATGGCCCGCGAGGATCTGCGCCAGGCCCTGGCGGTCCAGATCAAAACCTGCCTGGACATGGGCGCGCGGCTGCTCCTGGGCGGCCATGCCGTGGAGGGGCCGGGATTCTATCATGAACCCACGCTTCTTGCCGACGTGGCCCCGGGCATGCCCGCCTACGACGAGGAGTTGTTCGGCCCGGCGGCGGCCCTTTTTGTGGCCGAGGATGCGCAGCACGCCCTGTTTCTGGCCAACGACACGCCCTACGGCCTGGGAGCTGGCATCTGGACGGCGGATGTGGACGCGGCCCGGGCCATGGCCCGGCATATCGAGGCCGGAACCGTGACCATCAACGGCATGACCAAGTCGGAACCGGCCCTGCCCTTCGGCGGGGTGAAAAATTCCGGCTACGGCCGGGAGCTGTCGGAATTCGGCATCCGTGAATTCGTCAACATCAAGACCCTGCGGGTCTTTTAA
- the lepA gene encoding translation elongation factor 4 — translation MDTSVIRNFSIIAHIDHGKSTLADRILEVTGLLTSRDMRDQYLDRMDLERERGITIKAQTVRIPYKAADGKNYILNLIDTPGHVDFSYEVSRSLSACEGALLVVDATQGVEAQTLANVYLALDHDLEVVPVLNKIDLQSADVEGVKAQIEEGIGLDCHDALAVSAKTGMGVPEVLERIIAKVPPPKGDADAPLQALIFDSWYDSYQGVVVLFRIMHGGIAMGQKIRIFSTGAVYEVTRLGAFSPGPVDIPSMGPGEVGYLCANMKNLRDARVGDTITGAQNPAPAPLPGFKEVKPMVFCGLYPVEAAEYEILKSALEKLQLNDAAFSYEAETSQALGFGFRCGFLGLLHMEIIQERLEREFGATLIATAPSVIYKVDKTDGTVLFIDNPSKLPKTQEIATLSEPFVRMEIHTPNDYVGGVFKLCEEKRGIQKDIKYLTSTRVIITYEMPFAEIVYDFFDRLKSATKGYASLDYEIIDHRASDLVRLDIMINGDPVDALATIVHREKSYHYGRALALRLKRSIPRQLFEVIIQAAIGTKIIARERNSPLRKNVIAKCYGGDITRKRKLLEKQKEGKRRMKRMGNVEIPQEAFLAALKAGDDS, via the coding sequence ATGGATACGTCGGTCATTCGCAATTTCAGCATCATCGCCCACATCGATCACGGCAAGTCCACCCTTGCCGACCGCATCCTTGAAGTCACCGGGCTTTTGACCTCACGGGACATGCGCGATCAATACCTGGACCGCATGGACCTCGAGCGGGAACGCGGCATCACCATCAAGGCCCAGACCGTACGCATCCCCTACAAGGCTGCGGACGGCAAAAACTACATCTTAAACCTCATCGACACCCCCGGCCATGTGGACTTCAGCTACGAGGTCTCGCGCAGCCTGTCGGCCTGCGAGGGCGCGCTTTTAGTGGTGGACGCCACCCAGGGGGTGGAGGCCCAGACCCTGGCCAACGTCTACCTGGCCCTGGACCACGACCTGGAGGTGGTCCCGGTCTTAAACAAGATCGACCTGCAAAGCGCCGACGTCGAGGGGGTCAAGGCCCAGATCGAGGAGGGCATAGGCCTCGACTGCCACGACGCCCTGGCCGTCAGCGCCAAGACCGGCATGGGCGTGCCCGAGGTGCTGGAACGCATCATCGCCAAGGTGCCGCCGCCCAAGGGCGACGCCGACGCCCCGCTGCAGGCGCTGATCTTCGATTCCTGGTACGACTCCTACCAGGGCGTGGTGGTGCTGTTTCGGATCATGCACGGCGGCATCGCCATGGGCCAGAAGATCCGTATCTTTTCCACGGGCGCGGTCTATGAGGTCACCCGGCTGGGGGCCTTCTCCCCCGGGCCGGTGGACATCCCCTCCATGGGGCCGGGCGAGGTGGGATATCTGTGCGCCAACATGAAGAACCTGCGCGATGCGCGGGTGGGCGACACCATCACCGGGGCCCAGAATCCGGCGCCCGCCCCGCTGCCCGGATTCAAGGAAGTCAAGCCCATGGTCTTTTGCGGGCTGTATCCGGTGGAGGCGGCGGAATACGAGATTTTGAAATCCGCCCTGGAGAAGCTCCAGTTAAACGACGCGGCCTTCAGCTACGAGGCCGAGACCTCCCAGGCCCTGGGCTTCGGTTTCCGGTGCGGCTTCCTGGGACTCCTTCATATGGAGATCATCCAGGAGCGCCTGGAGCGGGAGTTCGGGGCCACGCTCATCGCCACCGCGCCCTCGGTCATCTACAAGGTGGACAAGACCGACGGCACGGTCCTTTTCATCGACAATCCGAGCAAGCTGCCCAAGACCCAGGAAATCGCCACCCTGTCCGAGCCCTTCGTGCGCATGGAGATCCACACCCCCAACGACTACGTGGGCGGCGTGTTCAAGCTGTGCGAGGAAAAGCGCGGCATCCAGAAGGACATCAAGTACCTGACCTCCACCCGGGTGATCATCACCTATGAGATGCCGTTCGCCGAGATCGTCTACGACTTCTTCGACCGCTTAAAATCCGCCACCAAGGGCTATGCGTCGCTCGACTACGAGATCATCGACCACCGGGCCTCGGATCTGGTGCGCCTGGACATCATGATCAACGGCGACCCCGTGGACGCCCTGGCCACCATCGTGCACCGGGAAAAGTCCTACCATTACGGCCGGGCGTTGGCTCTGCGGCTCAAGCGGAGCATCCCCCGGCAGCTTTTCGAGGTCATCATCCAGGCGGCCATCGGCACCAAGATCATCGCCCGGGAGCGCAATTCGCCCTTACGCAAAAACGTCATCGCCAAGTGCTACGGCGGCGACATCACGCGCAAGCGCAAGCTTTTGGAAAAACAGAAGGAAGGCAAGCGCCGCATGAAGCGGATGGGCAACGTGGAGATTCCCCAGGAGGCCTTTTTGGCGGCCCTCAAGGCCGGGGACGACTCCTGA
- the lepB gene encoding signal peptidase I, whose protein sequence is MNPRWQKTLLEYIEALAVALVLALVIRTFVVQAFKIPSGSMLETLQIGDHLLVNKFLYGVKMPFTGTTLFDVEEPKHGDIIVFEFPEDPDKDFIKRIIGAPGDVIEIKDKEVYRNGEKLTEPYIRHTDPRITPRRDNFGPVTVPENKYFCMGDNRDESYDSRFWGFVDRDKIKGKAWVIYWSWNGIPNVRFDRIGMLVK, encoded by the coding sequence ATGAACCCCAGATGGCAGAAAACGCTTCTTGAATACATTGAGGCCCTGGCCGTGGCCCTGGTCCTGGCCCTGGTCATCCGCACCTTCGTGGTCCAGGCCTTCAAGATCCCCTCCGGGTCCATGCTGGAGACCCTGCAGATCGGCGACCACCTTCTGGTCAACAAGTTCCTCTACGGCGTGAAGATGCCGTTTACCGGAACCACGCTGTTCGACGTCGAGGAGCCCAAGCACGGGGACATCATCGTCTTCGAATTCCCCGAAGACCCGGACAAGGACTTCATCAAACGCATCATCGGCGCTCCCGGCGACGTCATCGAGATCAAGGACAAAGAGGTCTATCGCAACGGCGAAAAGCTCACCGAACCCTATATCCGCCACACCGACCCGCGCATCACCCCCCGCCGGGACAACTTCGGGCCTGTCACCGTGCCCGAGAACAAGTATTTCTGCATGGGCGACAACCGCGACGAATCCTACGACTCCCGCTTCTGGGGCTTCGTGGACCGGGACAAGATCAAGGGCAAGGCCTGGGTCATCTACTGGTCCTGGAACGGCATCCCCAATGTGCGCTTCGACCGGATCGGCATGTTGGTGAAGTGA